DNA from Streptomyces sp. Edi4:
AGCTCTCCTACGGTTCGGCCACCGTCGTCTTCTCGACCGTCGCCATGCTGCTGCTCTCGCGCACCGAGTCGGGCGTCGGAGTCGCGGTCATCGTGCTCGCCGCGCTGCTGCTCGGACTGCTCGTCGCCGTGACGGTCCCCATGCCGCTGCCCCGGCGCGCACGCGCGAACGGCCGCACGGCGCCGGCCAGTACAGCGCCGGTCGACCGTGCGGCCGTCCAGGAGACTTCCGCGACGACGCCTCGTCCCGGGCCCGTACGGCACCGGGAGGGCGTCCCCTCCCCCCGAGGGCAGCGCACCGCCGCCCGTGCGCACTCACTGCGGAGTTGAGACCACCACCACCGTCTTGGCCGCCTTGTCGTGCCAGCCCTGCCGATAGGGCTTGTCCGCGACGATCGTGATGATCAGGACGAGGTCCCACAGGCAGTAGCAGCACAGCACGAACGGCGCCCACAGCACGGCGGCCCGGGCGAGCGCGGCGTTGATGGTGGGCACCCTGCCGTCGTTGAGCATCGCCACCCGCAGCCCCAGCCACTTCTTGCCGAGGGTCTGCCCGGTCTTCGAGACCATCAGGGTGTCGTAACCGATGTAGGCGGCGAGCGAGATCAGCAGCCACAGCAGACCCGTGCCGGAGTACGTCTTGCTGATCACTTCGGTGCCGGAGTCACCGTTGTCCGTGGAGATCACCACGCGATTGCTTGTCGCCCATTCGATCAGGTTGAGCGGCACCGCGATGATCAGGAAGTCGATGACCCGGGCCAGGAACCGCCTGCCGAAGTCGGCGAGCGGCGGCATGCCGGCCAGCGGGTCCACACCGCCGTACTGGCCGCCGTACGGGTCCGACGGCGGTGGCGGCGCGCTGTCGTAGGGCGAGCCGCCGCCGGGGGGCGGCCCGCCGTAGGGACCACCGCCGTAGGGGCCACCGCCGTAAGGGCCGCCTCCGCCCGGTGGGGGCGGGCTTCCGTAGGGGCCCTGGCCGCCGGACGGGCCCGGGCCGCGGGGCGGATCAGCGGGCGGCGGCTGCGTGCCGCCGTAGGGCGAACCGCTCGGCGGAGGCTCGGACGGCTTCTTGCGGAACGGGTCGTCCTCGGGCGGCTGACCGGGCGGCGGCTGATCGGTGCTCATGCCGGTAGTGCACCGCGCGCGCGAGAGCCCCGCGACCGGGGCGGGCCGTTCGGGGGGCGGGCCGTTCCGGGGAAGGGCGTTCCGGGGAAGGGGCGGCGCCCGGGCTATCCCTGTCCCTGGGCGACGAACGTATGGGCCACCTTGTCGTGCCAGCACTGGCGCCACGGACGGTCGAAGAGGCACCACACCACGTTGACCGCGCCGACCACGAGCAGTCCCAGCACCCCGTAGACCACCCAGCGCCGCGCCGCCTGGCCGAACGTGGGCTGCTCGAACGACTCGATGCCGCGCACCTCCACCCCGCAGATCCGCTTGCCGAGGGTGCGGCCCCACTTGGCGGTGGGCAGCGCCTCGTACAGCAGCCCCAGGACGAGGAACGCGCCCAGCACGATGCCGAGGAGACTCGCCGTCGTGGCGTCCAGGAGGTAGACGGTGACCGTACGGCCCGACAGCTTGGCCGCGTCGATCTTCTCCTGGATGTGGTCGCCGACCCGGGTGAGCAGCGGCAGGGCGAGGCCGCCCGCCACGACGCCGAGCACCACCGTGTCGATGAGCCGCGCGGCGAGGCGCCTGCCGAGCCCGGCGGGCCGGGCCGCCGCCTGCGCCTGCGCGGCCGCGAGGAAGGGGTCGGCGACGGGCGGCTTCCACGGCGCGACGGGCTCGCTTGCCCGGGGGTCGGGCTGCGCGAGCTGGTGCACCTGCTGCGCCCAGGACGCGGCCCCTCCCCCGGCCCCGGCCGCCATCGGCGACCCGGGCACGGCGACGGCCGGCAGCTGTTGCTGTACGGGTCCGGGCTGCGCGGGGCCGGACTGCGCGGGGCCGGACTGCGCGGCCGGCAACGGGTCGGCGGGGCGCGGGAGTTGGGCCCGCGCGGGTGCGGGTTCGACGGCGGCGGGCTGCACGGGCCCCGCGAGCGCGGCGAACGGTCCGGACGGGCCGGACGGGATGGGCTGGGGGGCGTGCTGCTGGTGCGGCTGTTGATGCGGCTGCGGGTGCTGGTGCTGGTGCGGCACCGAGCCGCCGGGCCGCGCACCGGCCGGGGCACCCGTCGGCCCGGACGGCCCAGGGTCCGACGACGGCGCGGGGTGTCCGGGGTTCGCCGCGTGCGCGGGGTTCGACCCGTGCCCGGGGTTCGCCGCATGCCCGGGGTTCGCCGCGTGCGCCGGGTTCGACCCGTGCCCGGGGTTCGACCCGTGCCCGGGGCGCGGCTGCTCCGGGACCGCGCGTCCGGGGGTTCCGGAGCGCCGGGGGTCGGGCAGACGCGAATCAGGAAGGCGCGGATCAGGAAGGCACGGGTCGGGCAGGCGCGGGTCGGGTGTTTCGGCCGGCAGGCCCCAGGAGACCCGGCGGTCCTGGTCGCCGCCGAAACCGGACTGGTGGGCGGCGTCCGCGTGCCAGGCGGGCTGCGGCCCGGCCTGCCCGGGTGCGGCGGCCGAGGGCTCGGGCTCGTCCAGGAAGACCGGGCCTGTCTCCTCGGCGGCGGGGGCGGCCGTGACCGGCGGCACCGCGGCGAGCGAGGGCGCAGGGGCGGGCTGGGCGCCCGGCGGCGGGGAGGGCGGCGCCTCACCGGCGGCGGGCGCGGGCCGGCTCGTGCCGGGCACCCAGGAGACCCCGTTCCAGTACCGGACATATCCCGGGATGGAGGGATCCGGGTAGTACCCCTCCCGGGCCGCGCTCCCGTCGTTGTCAGGAGGAACCGTCGCCATGTCCCCAACTCCGTTCCGATCCAGCACAGTTGATCTCCGCCGCGGTACGGCGGCCGCACCGGGCCAGACCGCGCGCTTCCGCTTGTCCCAGGAGGACCCTAACCAAGAACGCGCGGCCCGTTGGAGGAAGCCGTGCAGGAAGCCCGCGTACGGGCGACGCGCGACGCCCGGGTCCGCCGCAGCGCGACCGCGCCCCACGGTTGCGTACAGTCGTGGCGCATCGAACTGGTGCCCCCGGCGCCGCCGGTCAGGAAAGTGAGTGAGCAATGCGCGTGGGGCCTGGCCGGACCGGTCATGACAGCCCGGTGGACGGTCCCCCGGTGACGGAGCCGGCGCTGCGGCGGGCGTGGACGGCGGTCGCGGCCTTCGCGGCGGTCCGCGCGCTCGGCCTGCTCGTGCTCGGCCTGTGGTCACGCGTCAACGGCGAGGACGCCCATGAGCTGCTGTCCGCGCGCTGGGACTCGCTCTGGTACGCGCGGGTCGCGGCCTGCGGCTACGACTTCACGCTGACCGCGCCGGACGGGCGGGTCCTGTCCGACCAGGCGTTCTTCCCGCTGCTCCCCTGGCTCGAGCGGGCTGTCGGCGCGGTGAGCCCGCTGGGTCCCGGCGACGCGGGCCTGCTGGTCAGCGGGATCGCGGGGCCCATGGCCGCCTGGGGCATGTATCTGATGGGCCACCACTTCTACGGCCACCGGGCGGGGCTCTTCCTGGTGACGCTGTGGGCGGCGGTGCCGGTCGGGATCGTCCAGTCGATGGCGTACAGCGAGGCCCTGTTCGTGGCGCTCGCCGCCTGGTCCCTGTACGCGGTCGCGCGCGGGCGCTGGGTGGTGGCGGGGCTGCTCGCGTCGCTGGCGGGACTCACCCGGCCGGTGGGGCTCGCGGTGGCCGCCGCGCTGTGGGCGGGCGCCGTCGTCGAGGCGTGGCGCACCCGCCGCGTCGGCGCGCGGATGCTCGCCGGGATGGTGATCGCCCCGCTCGGCGCGGCCGGTTACATCCTGTGGGTGGGGCTGCGCCGGGGCCGCCTCCTGGCCTATCTGGACGTGCAGGCGGAGTGGGGCAACGGCTTCGACGGCGGTCTGGCGTACGGGAAGTTCATCGTGGCGCACCTGGGCGGCTGGCCCGTCGTGCTCGCCGGGCTCGGTCTGATCGCGGGCACGGCGCTCGCGCTGTGGGCGTACGTGGCGTGTGTGCGCGGGCGCCAGCCGCTTGCGCTGCTCGTCTACACCGGTGTCGTGCTGGCGCTCGCGCTGTGCTCGTCGGGCTACTTCGGCTCCAAGCCGCGTCTGCTGCTGCCCGCCTTCCCGCTGCTGCTCCCGGTGGCGCTCGCGCTGTCACGGGTGCGCGCCGCGCGTTCGGTGCCCGTCGTCGCGGCTCTCGCGCTCGGTTCGGCGGTGTACGGAGCGAGCTGGCTCAACGGCTCGGGGCCGCCGTAGGAGGGGCGCGCCGAAAAAGTTTCCCGTTCTCGCGTAATGAACCCGGGGCGACGCGCTCTCATCCGGTACGGCCCGCTCCCGGGCCCGTACCGCGCCGCCGCCACCCGCGTCGGCCGCGTACCGGGAAGAGAATGAGGAACCCCATGCATGTCACCGTGGTGGAGCGCGAACTCGAACTGAAGCTGGTCCTGTCGCCCGAGCGCGCCGTCCCCGTGCCGGCCCGCCTCACCTACCGCGCCGACGACCCCTACGCCGTGCACATCACCTTCCACATCGGTTCCGACACCCCCGTCCACTGGACCTTCGCGCGTGAGCTCCTGGTCGAGGGAGTGTTCCGGCCGTGCGGCCACGGCGATGTGCGGATCTGGCCGACGAGGACCGAGGGCCGCGGCGCGGTCCTGATGGCGCTCAGCTCGCCGGACGGCGACGCGCTCCTGGAGGCGCCCGCGGCGCAGGTGTCGGCGTGGCTCGAGCGCTCGCTGCGGGTGGTGCCGCCCGGCCGCGAGAGCGAGCTGCTGTGCGTCGACGACGGCCTGGCCGAACTGCTCGCGACCACCACCGGCCGGGGCCCGGCCGACGAGGCGTGGCTGGGGGAACGCTGGTCCCGCAAGGAGTCGCGGCCGGAGGAGGGCGCGTGAGGGCCCCGGGTCAGAACAGCTTGCCCGGGTTGAGGAGACCGAGCGGGTCGAAGGCGCGCTTGACCGCGCGCTGCATCTCGATACCCACCGGGCCGAGCTCGCGGGCCAGCCACTCCTTCTTCAGGACGCCTACGCCGTGTTCGCCGGTGATGGTGCCACCGAGTTCCAGGCCGAGCGCCATGATCTCGTCGAAGGACTCACGGGCGCGCCGCGAGGCGTCCTCGTCGGCGTCGTCGAAGCAGACCACGGGGTGGGTGTTGCCGTCGCCGGCGTGCGCGCAGACGCCGATGGTCAAATCGTGCTTGGCGGCGATCGCCGCGGTGCCCTCCAGCATCGCGGCGAGCCGGGACCGGGGCACGCACACGTCGTCGATCATCGTGGCCGGCGCGATCGCCTCCAGGGCGGTGAGCGACAACCGCCGTGCCTGGAGCAGCAGTTCGGACTCGGCGGCGCTGTCGGCGGGGACGACGTCGGTGGCGCCTGCGGCCGCGCACAGCTCGCCCACGGCGGCGAGGTCGGCGGCCGCGCCCGGCGTGTCGAAGGCGGCGAGCAGCAGCGCCTCGGTGCTCTCGGGCAGCCCCATGTGGGCCATGCGGTTGACGGCCTGGATGGTGGTGCGGTCCATGAGTTCGAGCAGCGAGGGCGTGTGGCCGCGCTCCATGATCGCCACGACGGCGTCGCAGGCGGCCGCCGCAGAGGCGAACTCGGCGGCGAGCACGAGCTGGGGCGGCGGCGCTGGACGCAGCGCGAGCACCGCCTTGACGACGATGCCGAGGCTGCCTTCGGAGCCGACGAACAGCCGGGTCAGGTCGTACCCGGCGACGCCCTTGGCGGTCCGCCGGCCGGTGCTCATGAGCCGTCCGTCGGCGAGGACGACCTCGAGGCCGAGGACGTACTCGGCGGTCACCCCGTACTTCACACAGCACAGCCCGCCGGACGCGGTGCCGATGTTCCCGCCGATGGTGCACATCTCCCAACTGGAGGGATCCGGCGGGTAGTAGAGCCCGTGTTCGTGGACCGCGCGCGACAGTACGGCGTTGACGACGCCGGGTTCGACGACCGCGACCCGGTCGACGGGGTTGATCTCCAGGATGCGGTCCATCTTGACGAGCGAGAGGACGACGCAGCCGTCGCTCGCGTTGGCCGCGCCGGACAGACCGGTGCGCGCGCCCTGCGGCACGACGGGCACCCGCAGCGCGGTGGCCGTGCGCATGACGTGCTGGACCTGCTCGACAGTGCGGGGCAGCACCACCACGGCCGGACTGCCCGCCGCGCAGAAGCTCGCCATGTCGTGGGCGTAGGAGGCGGTGATGTCGGGATCGGAGACGACGGCGTCCGCCGGGAGGCCCTTGCGCAGCCGTTCGAGAAGATCGTCCATGTCCTCAGCGTGGCACCCGGGGCCATCGGTGTGAACCCTTTACCCGGCCGGTCGGGCGGCGCCGGGTGTGCTCTTCGTATTGACGCACAGTGAACACCATGGAGATCGCTAAGACCGAACAGGATCCGGCCGCGGCCCGGCGGGCGGCGTGGCTCTCGGCGTCGGCGGCGGCCCAGCGCACCGCGCGGCGCCGGGGCCCGGGCCCCGTCCTGCGGCGGGCCGCCCTGGTGGCGCTCGCGGCGGGGACACTGGTCGGGGGCGTCCTGCTGCTGCGGCCCGACGGCGGGGCCCGCAAGGAGGCGCCGCCCGCGCCGGGGCCCGCCACGCGGGCCCTGACGGCGGTGGCCTCGGGGGCCCCCGCCTCGGTGGGCGATCTGACGGCGCTCATCGCGGACCGGGCGGCCTGGGTGCGCACCCACCCCAAGGACGAGGCGTCCTGGGCGGTGCTCGGCTCGGCCTATGTGGAGCGCGGGGCGCGCGGCG
Protein-coding regions in this window:
- a CDS encoding RDD family protein — translated: MATVPPDNDGSAAREGYYPDPSIPGYVRYWNGVSWVPGTSRPAPAAGEAPPSPPPGAQPAPAPSLAAVPPVTAAPAAEETGPVFLDEPEPSAAAPGQAGPQPAWHADAAHQSGFGGDQDRRVSWGLPAETPDPRLPDPCLPDPRLPDSRLPDPRRSGTPGRAVPEQPRPGHGSNPGHGSNPAHAANPGHAANPGHGSNPAHAANPGHPAPSSDPGPSGPTGAPAGARPGGSVPHQHQHPQPHQQPHQQHAPQPIPSGPSGPFAALAGPVQPAAVEPAPARAQLPRPADPLPAAQSGPAQSGPAQPGPVQQQLPAVAVPGSPMAAGAGGGAASWAQQVHQLAQPDPRASEPVAPWKPPVADPFLAAAQAQAAARPAGLGRRLAARLIDTVVLGVVAGGLALPLLTRVGDHIQEKIDAAKLSGRTVTVYLLDATTASLLGIVLGAFLVLGLLYEALPTAKWGRTLGKRICGVEVRGIESFEQPTFGQAARRWVVYGVLGLLVVGAVNVVWCLFDRPWRQCWHDKVAHTFVAQGQG
- a CDS encoding SsgA family sporulation/cell division regulator produces the protein MHVTVVERELELKLVLSPERAVPVPARLTYRADDPYAVHITFHIGSDTPVHWTFARELLVEGVFRPCGHGDVRIWPTRTEGRGAVLMALSSPDGDALLEAPAAQVSAWLERSLRVVPPGRESELLCVDDGLAELLATTTGRGPADEAWLGERWSRKESRPEEGA
- a CDS encoding FAD-linked oxidase C-terminal domain-containing protein; its protein translation is MDDLLERLRKGLPADAVVSDPDITASYAHDMASFCAAGSPAVVVLPRTVEQVQHVMRTATALRVPVVPQGARTGLSGAANASDGCVVLSLVKMDRILEINPVDRVAVVEPGVVNAVLSRAVHEHGLYYPPDPSSWEMCTIGGNIGTASGGLCCVKYGVTAEYVLGLEVVLADGRLMSTGRRTAKGVAGYDLTRLFVGSEGSLGIVVKAVLALRPAPPPQLVLAAEFASAAAACDAVVAIMERGHTPSLLELMDRTTIQAVNRMAHMGLPESTEALLLAAFDTPGAAADLAAVGELCAAAGATDVVPADSAAESELLLQARRLSLTALEAIAPATMIDDVCVPRSRLAAMLEGTAAIAAKHDLTIGVCAHAGDGNTHPVVCFDDADEDASRRARESFDEIMALGLELGGTITGEHGVGVLKKEWLARELGPVGIEMQRAVKRAFDPLGLLNPGKLF
- a CDS encoding RDD family protein — encoded protein: MSTDQPPPGQPPEDDPFRKKPSEPPPSGSPYGGTQPPPADPPRGPGPSGGQGPYGSPPPPGGGGPYGGGPYGGGPYGGPPPGGGSPYDSAPPPPSDPYGGQYGGVDPLAGMPPLADFGRRFLARVIDFLIIAVPLNLIEWATSNRVVISTDNGDSGTEVISKTYSGTGLLWLLISLAAYIGYDTLMVSKTGQTLGKKWLGLRVAMLNDGRVPTINAALARAAVLWAPFVLCCYCLWDLVLIITIVADKPYRQGWHDKAAKTVVVVSTPQ